Proteins co-encoded in one Malus domestica chromosome 09, GDT2T_hap1 genomic window:
- the LOC139188182 gene encoding replication protein A 70 kDa DNA-binding subunit D-like, with translation MMIDPIRSLSPFQFNKKIRVRVCRIWRPKVIGKDNAFGGLQCILVDEMKDAIQASLKEIDYENVAPKIKANHVYEITRFSTSRCKLSYKIVPHEAQVFFNTKTNFEELPGVHPNIPSHRFYLLDYSQLSSRIDQYDILIDILGRITAVKPLEDRMINNERMEKICEVKLQNIRKEDVNLTLWGDTAKTFDFEALEHLTPPVLGVFTSLKVSQFRENIVLNSSISAMIFINPDIPEATPYKAIFVGPAHSVKMLSTSARQLMGSEQLENTEKMSVQDLNILDPDLYKNTSVLCRAAVTRFDTHAGWWYKACPCCYKQLRKDENNDMLICVKHNVQIPLPWLKVSLILEDASDETNAIIIGKPAERLFGTSCYDLVVEKGFTDQQELPYAILQCQGQIKIFQLRFGNLKNDFNTNDLLIQAIFDNKIQAVQSSSKASYESLAEFEEEDTTAQNFSSTPPLFDKELKHISSTISPTIVTSSTKSSIRKSIFSSENRKKQKR, from the exons ATGATGATAGATCCTATCCGAAGTTTATCACCTTTTCAGTTTAATAAGAAGATCAGAGTCCGTGTATGTAGAATTTGGAGACCTAAGGTTATAGGAAAGGATAATGCGTTTGGTGGTCTTCAATGTATATTGGTTGACGAAATG AAAGATGCAATTCAAGCCTCTCTAAAAGAAATTGATTATGAGAATGTTGCGCCAAAAATTAAAGCTAATCATGTTTATGAGATCACTCGCTTTTCTACCAGTCGTTGTAAACTGTCCTACAAAATTGTCCCCCATGAGGCGCAAGTGTTCTTcaatacaaaaacaaattttgaagAGTTGCCAGGTGTTCATCCAAACATTCCCTCACATCGGTTTTACTTACTTGATTATTCCCAATTGTCTTCTCGCATCGATCAATATGATATTCTCATAG ACATTCTGGGACGCATCACTGCAGTAAAGCCTTTGGAGGACAGAATGATCAATAATGAGAGAATGGAGAAAATATGTGAAGTTAAGTTGCAAAATATCAG GAAAGAAGATGTTAACCTGACGTTGTGGGGTGACACTGCAAAGACTTTTGATTTCGAAGCTCTGGAACACTTGACACCACCAGTTTTGGGTGTTTTTACAAGCCTTAAAGTTAGCCAATTCAGAG AAAATATTGTGCTGAACAGCAGTATTTCCGCAATGATTTTCATCAATCCAGACATTCCTGAGGCAACACCTTACAAAGCAAT CTTTGTTGGTCCGGCTCATTCTGTAAAAATGTTGTCAACATCAGCAAGGCAATTAATGGGATCAGAACAATTAGAAAACACTGAAAAAATGTCTGTTcaggatttgaatattttggatCCAGATTTGTATAAG AACACTTCAGTCTTATGTAGAGCAGCTGTTACACGTTTTGACACGCATGCTGGCTGGTGGTACAAAGCATGTCCATGCTGCTACAAACAACTTAGGAAGGATGAAAATAATGACATGCTAATTTGTGTAAAGCACAATGTTCAAATTCCCCTTCCCTG GCTCAAAGTAAGTTTAATCCTCGAAGACGCCAGCGATGAGACCAATGCTATCATCATTGGTAAACCGGCTGAACGTTTATTTGGAACTTCATGTTATGATTTAGTTGTCGAAAAAGGGTTTACTGATCAACAAGAGCTACCATATGCAATTCTCCAATGTCAAGGGCAGATCAAAATTTTTCAACTTCgatttggaaatttgaaaaatgatTTCAACACAAATGATCTTTTGATCCAAGCGATTTTCGACAACAAAATACAAGCTGTTCAATCAAGTTCCAAAGCTTCTTATGAATCATTGGCTGAATTTGAGGAGGAAGATACGACAGCTCAGAATTTTTCATCTACCCCACCACTTTTTGATAAAGAGTTAAAACATATCTCTTCCACCATTTCACCCACTATTGTCACATCATCTACAAAAAGTTCAATTCGGAAGAGTATCTTCAGCTCTGAGaatagaaaaaaacaaaaaaggtaa